One window from the genome of Cryptococcus tetragattii IND107 chromosome 2, whole genome shotgun sequence encodes:
- a CDS encoding ribosomal protein P1 has product MSSELAATYAALILADEGIEITGDKIVTLTQAAKVEVEPIWATLLAKALDGKDIKDLLTNVGGGGAPAAGAAPAAGAAAGGAAEAAPAEEKKEEAKEESDDDMGFGLFD; this is encoded by the exons ATG TCTTCTGAACTCGCTGCCACCTACGCCGCCCTTATCCTCGCCGACGAGGGTATTGAGATCACT GGCGACAAGATCGTCACTCTTACCCAGGCCGCcaaggttgaggttgagccTATCTGGGCTACTCTCCTCGCCAAGGCTCTCGACGGCAAGGACATCAAGGACCTCCTCACCAACgtcggcggtggtggtgcccCCGCTGCCGGTGCTGCCCCTGCTGCCGGtgccgctgctggtggtgccGCCGAGGCTGCTCCTgctgaggagaagaaggaggaggctAAGGAGGAGTCTGACGACGACATG GGCTTCGGTCTCTTCGACTAA
- a CDS encoding tryptophan synthase, beta subunit, protein MAEQLKQVYANKKAQDQAAFVTFLTAGFPTRDATVPLMLALEAGGADIIELGVPFSDPVADGPVIQKANNVAIGNNVHYSDCLEYVRQARAQGLKAPVLFMGYYNPIIAYGEEKAVKDAREAGANGYIIVDLPPTEAVDFRNTCTKAGMSYIPLVAPSTSIDRVKFLTSIADSFIYVVSKMGVTGSSSTENISASLPELVKRIQMFTTIPLAVGFGIDNRTHFDYVTASGADAVVVGSKIIKLIFEHADDGLAPKVVEDYCREITLKGQNPPPLGRKNAAAPPPANGGTVSPPLPIPSGASLNESEVKVTAPGKLPSRFGLFGGAYVAESLVDCLNELETAYAEAKEDPAFWKEFEDMFGYINRPSELYLAERLTEEMGGARIWLKREDLNHTGSHKINNAVGQILLAKRLGKRRIIAETGAGQHGVATATVCAKFGMECDIFMGAEDVRRQELNVFRIKMLGGRVIPVTSGSQTLKDAVNEALRDWVTRVDTTHYLIGSAIGPHPFPTIVRDFQRVIGREIKSQMHEKMGKLPDAVVACVGGGSNAIGTFYDFIEDPSVRLVGVEAGGHGIDTEAHSATLTKGVMGVVHGFSSYIIQSKEGQLVPTHSISAGLDYNSVGPEHSHLKYSGRAEYVVADDLQCLTAFKMCTQLEGIIPALESSHALWGGMQLAKSLPKDKDIVICLSGNGAKDVAEVLLTLKDKEWADKLDWHVAQ, encoded by the exons ATGGCAGAACAGCTCAAGCAAGTATATGCAAACAAAAAGGCCCAG GACCAAGC CGCCTTTGTCACCTTTTTAACAGCTGGTTTCCCCACCCGCGATGCCACAGTGCCCCTCATGCTTGCCTTAGAGGCAGGTGGTGCCGACATTATCGAACTCGGTGTCCCATTCAGTGATCCAGTAGCCGACGGTCCAGTCATCCAAAAGGCCAACAAC GTTGCCATTGGAAACAATGTTCACTACTCTGACTGCCTCGAGTACGTCCGACAGGCTCGTGCCCAGGGTCTCAAGGCTCCCGTCTTGTTCATGG GCTACTACAACCCCATCATCGCGTATGGCGAGGAAAAGGCCGTCAAGGACGCCCGAGAGGCCGGTGCCAATGGCTACATCATCGTCGACTTGCCGCCCACCGAAGCCGTCGACTTTAGAAACACCTGTACCAAGGCTGGCATGTCTTACATCCCCCTCGTCGCCCCTTCTACCAGCATCGACCGAGTCAAGTTCTTGACTTCTATCGCCGATTCTTTCATTTATGTGGTCTCCAAG ATGGGTGTCACCggttcttcctctaccGAAAACATCTCAGCTTCCCTCCCTGAACTCGTCAAGCGTATCCAAATGTTCACCACCATCCCTCTCGCTGTCGGTTTTGGTATTGACAACCGTACCCACTTTGACTATGTTACAGCTTCCGGTGCTGATGCCGTTGTCGTTGGATCCAAAatcatcaagctcatctTTGAGCACGCCGATGACGGTCTTGCCCCCAAAGTCGTCGAAGACTATTGCCGAGAAATTACTCTCAAGGGCCAGAACCCTCCCCCTCTTGGCCGAAAGAATGCTGctgcccctcctcctgccaATGGAGGTACCGtctcccctcccctccccatTCCCTCTGGCGCATCCCTTAACGAGTCCGAAGTCAAGGTCACCGCCCCCGGTAAACTTCCTTCTCGATTCGGTCTTTTCGGTGGTGCCTATGTCGCTGAATCGCTTGTTGACTGTTTGAACGAGCTTGAAACTGCCTATGCCGAGGCCAAGGAGGACCCTGCGTTCTGGAAAGAGTTTGAGGATATGTTTGGTTACATCAACAGACCTAGCGAACTTTACCTTGCCGAGAGGTTGACCGAGGAGATGGGCGGTGCCAGGATCTGGCTCAAGAGGGAAGATCTCAACCACACTGGTTCTCACAAGATTAACAATGCCGTCGGCCAAATTCTCCTCGCCAAGCGATTGGGTAAGCGAAGAATTATCGCCGAGACGGGTGCCGGTCAGCACGGTGTCGCGACCGCCACCGTCTGCGCCAAGTTTGGCATGGAGTGTGATATTTTCATGGGTGCCGAGGATGTGAGGAGGCAAGAGTTGAACGTTTTCAGGATCAAGATGCTCGGTGGCCGTGTTATTCCCGTCACGTCTGGTTCCCAAACCTTGAAGGACGCTGTCAACGAGGCTTTGAGAGATTGGGTCACTCGAGTGGACACTACGCATTACCTCATTGGCTCCGCCATCGGTCCCCACCCGTTCCCCACCATTGTCCGTGACTTCCAAAGGGTTATTGGTCGAGAAATCAAGTCCCAGATGCACGAAAAAATGGGCAAGTTGCCTGATGCTGTCGTTGCCTGTGTCGGTGGTGGCTCCAACGCCATCGGTACCTTTTACGACTTTATCGAGGATCCCAGCGTGAGATTGGTCGGTGTTGAAGCCGGTGGCCATG GTATTGACACTGAGGCACACTCTGCTACATTGACCAAGGGTGTCATGGGTGTCGTCCACGGTTTCTCTTCTTACATTATCCAATCAAAGGAAGGTCAGCTCGTCCCCACGCACTCCATTTCTGCCGGTCTCGACTACAACTCTGTCGGTCCCGAACACTCTCATCTCAAGTACAGCGGTCGAGCCGAATATGTCGTGGCGGACGATTTGCAGTGTCTTACAGCGTTCAAGATGTGTACTCAGTTGGAAGGTATTATTCCTGCTTTGGAGAGCAGTCACGCTCTCTGGGGTGGTATGCAGTTGGCTAAGAGTTTGCCCAAGGATAAGGATATTGTCAT CTGTTTGAGTGGAAACGGTGCCAAGGACGTTGCAGAGGTGTTGTTGACGttgaaggacaaggagtGGGCGGACAAGCTTGACTGGCACGTTGCGCAGTAG
- a CDS encoding 60S ribosomal protein uL30 gives MAPSTTVPTAEQIAVPETLLKKRRTNEASREAKLAAAAEARKAQKAKRKVIFKRADEYVKEYLNAEKEEIRLKREARKTGDFYVPAQPKVYFVVRLKGISKIAPKPKKILQLLRLLQINNGVFVRVTKATQQMLNLVNPYITYGEVNLKAIRELVYKRGYAKVDGQRIPITDNAIIEKQLGKYGIICLEDLVHEIATCGPNFKQATSALWPFKLSNPTGGWRPRKFIGYVEGGDAGNREKAMSKLVHQMV, from the exons ATGGCTCCTTCTACCAC CGTGCCTACCGCCGAG CAAATCGCCGTCCCTGAGACCTTgctcaagaagaggcgCACCAACGAGGCCAGCCGAGAGGCCAAGTTGGCTGCTGCCGCCGAGGCTAGGAAG GCCCAGAAGGCCAAGAGAAAGgtcatcttcaagaggGCCGACGAGTACGTCAAGGAGTACCTCAACgccgagaaggaggagatccGACTCAAGCGAGAGGCGAGGAAGACTGGTGACTTCTACGTCCCCGCTCAGCCCAAGGTCTACTTCGTCGTCCGACTTAAGGG TATCTCCAAGATTGCCCCCAAGCCCAAGAAgatcctccagctcctccgACTCCTTCAGATCAACAACGGTGTCTTCGTTCGTGTCACCAAGGCTACCCAGCAAATGCTCAACCTTGTCAACCCTTACATCACCTACGGTGAGGTTAACCTCAAGGCTATCCGAGAGCTTGTCTACAAGCGAGGCTACGCCAAGGTTGACGGTCAGCGAATCCCCATCACCGACAACGCCATCATTGAGAAGCAGCTCGGCAAGTACGGTATCATCT GTCTCGAGGACCTCGTCCACGAGATCGCTACTTGCGGTCCCAACTTCAAGCAGGCCACTTCCGCTCTCTGGCCTTTCAAGCTCTCTAACCCCACCGGTGGCTGGAGGCCCAGGAAGTTCATCGGCTACGTTGAGGGTGGTGACGCCGGTAACAGGGAGAAGGCCATGTCCAAGCTCGTTCACCAGATGGTTTAA